The following coding sequences are from one Gimesia chilikensis window:
- the pilM gene encoding type IV pilus assembly protein PilM, with protein MAENQAVWGIEIGQAGLKAIRLRYAEAADQVIAVAFDYIPHPKILSQPDADPEELISQALDTFLSRNEIKGDVIAISVPGQTSLARFIQLPPVQANRVPEIVKYEAKQQIPFALEDVIWDYQPLGGGIEEGGYMLDAEVGIFAMKRDQVLKTLKPFVDRKVEVELIQIAPLGLYNTLCYDSLGMRVDADYDGNPEESSIVVDMGADSTTLMVTNGSKIWIRNVPIGGNHFTRALTKEMKLTFAKAEHLKCNATRSEDPRAVFQALRPVFNEYVSEIQRSIGYFSSVNREAKISKVYGTGNGFKLAGLQKFLQQNLQYEVERLDDFQGLVGDAVLNEPLFQDNILTFTVPYGIALQALKQTMIRTTLLPPEIATARKIRRKKPWAVVSAAALMVGLCISAVGYSNVANSVSKDRFGEAETKVNNLTTQVSGYKSSYDSAAGEFTTLIENGNKLVWNLDSRENWLEVYKAIDECLPRDVGDEIDNEQIAKSNRIKLPGITVTHHKDLAQWFEKLSPQAKSLLPPIDKEKPPEGEGYVFTLTGVHYHHDESKPTTDVGVLYVHETLLKNLQSWTVKNPNSQPVDVRKMGISHAVILKDEVRPFQYYPYGKPPGMRGMDGGMGRGFAGLGGGQPGMGALPGEDVGFGSSPMGPMGRPGVRPRPRPEKETKVIPLKKTTFTLEFVWQPIPVLEREENPPEAPAAEGEGGETPGAEGEAPPA; from the coding sequence ATGGCAGAAAATCAAGCTGTTTGGGGCATTGAAATAGGACAGGCCGGACTGAAGGCCATCCGACTACGGTATGCCGAAGCGGCCGACCAGGTTATTGCGGTTGCCTTCGACTATATCCCGCATCCGAAAATTCTCAGCCAGCCCGACGCAGATCCCGAAGAATTGATCAGTCAGGCACTGGATACATTCCTCTCCCGTAATGAAATCAAGGGAGATGTGATTGCCATCAGCGTTCCGGGACAGACTTCACTGGCCCGTTTTATCCAGCTGCCGCCGGTTCAGGCCAACCGTGTTCCGGAAATCGTCAAGTACGAAGCCAAGCAGCAGATCCCTTTCGCCCTGGAAGATGTCATCTGGGATTACCAGCCTCTGGGAGGCGGTATCGAAGAAGGGGGCTACATGCTGGATGCCGAAGTCGGTATCTTCGCCATGAAACGAGATCAGGTCCTCAAAACCCTGAAGCCGTTCGTTGATCGTAAAGTCGAAGTGGAACTGATTCAGATCGCACCACTGGGTCTGTATAACACACTCTGCTACGACTCACTCGGCATGCGGGTCGATGCCGATTACGATGGCAACCCGGAAGAGTCATCCATCGTGGTTGACATGGGTGCCGACAGTACCACCTTGATGGTAACGAACGGCAGCAAAATCTGGATCCGTAACGTCCCCATCGGCGGTAACCACTTCACTCGTGCTTTGACCAAGGAAATGAAACTCACCTTCGCCAAAGCGGAGCACCTGAAATGTAATGCCACCCGCTCCGAAGATCCCCGTGCGGTCTTCCAGGCGCTGCGTCCCGTGTTCAACGAATACGTCTCGGAAATCCAGCGTTCCATCGGATATTTCTCTAGTGTGAACCGCGAAGCCAAGATCTCTAAGGTCTACGGTACCGGCAATGGTTTCAAACTCGCCGGTCTGCAGAAATTCCTGCAGCAGAACCTGCAATACGAAGTTGAACGTCTGGATGACTTCCAGGGGCTGGTCGGCGATGCCGTCCTCAACGAACCCCTGTTCCAGGACAACATCCTGACTTTCACAGTGCCCTACGGGATCGCCCTGCAGGCACTCAAGCAGACCATGATTCGCACCACGCTTCTGCCACCGGAAATTGCGACGGCTCGTAAAATCCGCCGCAAGAAACCATGGGCGGTGGTCAGTGCTGCCGCTTTGATGGTCGGCCTCTGTATTTCAGCCGTCGGTTACAGCAACGTTGCCAATTCGGTCAGCAAAGATCGCTTTGGAGAAGCAGAAACGAAAGTCAATAACCTCACCACACAGGTCTCGGGCTATAAATCCAGCTATGACTCCGCTGCCGGGGAATTCACAACCCTGATCGAAAACGGTAACAAACTGGTCTGGAATCTCGATTCGCGCGAGAACTGGCTGGAAGTTTACAAGGCCATTGATGAATGTCTGCCACGCGATGTCGGCGATGAAATCGACAACGAACAGATTGCCAAGAGCAACCGCATCAAGTTGCCCGGTATCACAGTCACCCATCACAAAGATCTGGCCCAGTGGTTTGAAAAACTCTCTCCGCAGGCCAAATCGCTGTTGCCACCTATTGATAAAGAAAAGCCACCCGAAGGTGAAGGCTACGTCTTCACACTGACCGGCGTGCATTACCATCACGATGAATCCAAACCGACAACTGATGTCGGCGTACTCTACGTGCATGAAACACTACTCAAGAACCTGCAGTCCTGGACTGTCAAAAACCCGAATTCGCAACCCGTAGATGTTCGCAAAATGGGAATTTCTCATGCGGTCATTCTCAAAGACGAAGTGCGTCCCTTCCAGTACTATCCGTACGGTAAACCACCCGGGATGCGCGGCATGGACGGTGGTATGGGCCGTGGTTTCGCGGGACTGGGAGGCGGTCAGCCAGGCATGGGGGCGCTTCCGGGAGAGGATGTCGGCTTCGGTTCGTCTCCAATGGGTCCGATGGGACGTCCGGGAGTTCGCCCGCGACCACGTCCCGAGAAAGAAACGAAAGTCATCCCGCTGAAGAAGACCACCTTCACGCTGGAGTTCGTCTGGCAACCAATTCCAGTGCTGGAGCGAGAAGAAAATCCACCCGAAGCACCGGCTGCTGAAGGAGAAGGGGGAGAGACCCCCGGCGCTGAAGGCGAGGCTCCTCCCGCCTGA
- a CDS encoding glycoside hydrolase family 38 N-terminal domain-containing protein — MTYNDIVILIPCHSLDDFPTELDEKEAESLLNAFAVAWHPELLATTRVIPSWHRSDEPPQFLTDRLLLVPKTAEDWLPYGWIEEAESNGATVVSGKIQRDEYTEAALAPLHSSEESSESETGNFASPSTVGLSADLVADFYALGFCYIQLELLTRCMHHFSSLDEATIQREAIAAADAALAHDEEAARAHLKACFEVLLENRERFYPIDCYLIDLCLVAPEWAKESFKEAIEDEQPLNILITAQDLETIAEQNPDLITVLKKSCDNRETEVIGGEREEIATPVIAVESLIWQLQAGSEKIRELSGRAPTTWARRRFGLASLLPMLLHRSGFHSALHLVLDDGIYPDYEQSKIHWEGADGTILDAYSRIPMSAEGAASYLRFPQRMAESMEEDQVGALMFARWPDVKSPFYQDMKRIHRYAPVLGSFVLLNDFFQDTESSGRHSSYDAREYLSPFLSQLVAMRKPDPLSRFIDCFQRHDEFMAGRWFQTVAQAIYGKPIQEPSLLELEAKVEDAHPDAEEETIQGARAALEGFREAGVKKLADIILQGADSSQSGVLLLNSLSFNRRVVVDLPDFPFEPEPRDYIKATQFDGQRKQAVVEIPGAGFVWLQPGKKPAPAVKSHIPIGEPLLLRNEFFEVHIHEETGGIAQIKEYGRKPNRLSQQLSYRFPYQRNIPRPDPLGDWDEKTPYAAVRGVKAELTCAGPGMGEIVTTGELYDQVSDSPLATFRQTFQLWRGRPVLDVKIELDVQVQPEGNPWDHYYAARFAWGDSTASLTRSLLESAHAFQGERFEGPHYFEIAEGEERVTILNHGLPFHRKTGPRMLDSMLVVEGETRREFQFSIALNQNFPMQLARNAMVPAAQYASPAGPPRMGDQGWLFHVSASNVQITRVMDLKHDELRPEESRKGFAVRLLETEGVHRSIKLRCFKSPVSARQRDFQGKTVVELPVEEDAVLVEMSLYEIAEIEIFFEESN, encoded by the coding sequence ATGACATACAATGACATTGTGATATTGATTCCGTGCCACAGTCTGGATGACTTCCCGACAGAGCTCGATGAAAAAGAGGCGGAAAGCCTGCTGAATGCCTTTGCGGTTGCCTGGCATCCGGAACTGTTGGCAACAACCCGGGTGATTCCGAGCTGGCACCGTTCTGATGAGCCTCCGCAGTTTCTGACTGATCGACTGTTGCTGGTCCCCAAGACGGCGGAAGACTGGCTGCCTTACGGCTGGATTGAAGAGGCTGAGTCAAACGGAGCAACCGTTGTCAGTGGCAAAATCCAGCGTGACGAATATACCGAGGCGGCCTTAGCCCCCCTGCACTCCAGCGAGGAGTCGAGTGAATCTGAAACAGGGAATTTTGCTTCGCCGTCAACAGTCGGGTTGTCAGCAGATCTGGTCGCTGATTTTTACGCACTCGGTTTCTGTTATATTCAGCTGGAACTGCTCACCCGCTGTATGCACCATTTCAGTAGCCTGGATGAAGCTACGATTCAACGGGAAGCAATTGCCGCCGCCGATGCCGCACTCGCTCACGATGAAGAAGCTGCCCGGGCGCACCTCAAGGCCTGTTTCGAGGTGTTGCTGGAAAACCGCGAACGGTTCTATCCCATCGACTGTTACCTGATTGACCTCTGTCTGGTCGCTCCAGAATGGGCCAAGGAGAGCTTTAAAGAGGCGATCGAAGACGAGCAACCTCTGAACATCCTGATTACGGCGCAGGATCTGGAGACCATTGCGGAACAGAATCCGGACCTGATCACGGTCTTGAAAAAGAGCTGTGATAACAGGGAGACGGAAGTCATCGGTGGTGAGCGGGAAGAGATCGCCACCCCTGTGATTGCGGTGGAATCGCTGATCTGGCAACTCCAGGCTGGTTCAGAGAAGATCCGCGAACTTTCAGGACGGGCACCGACGACCTGGGCGCGACGACGGTTCGGACTGGCTTCCCTGCTGCCGATGCTCCTGCATCGATCGGGATTCCATTCAGCCCTGCACCTGGTTCTGGATGACGGGATTTATCCGGATTACGAACAGAGCAAGATTCACTGGGAAGGTGCAGACGGCACCATTCTGGATGCCTACTCCCGGATTCCGATGTCAGCCGAAGGGGCGGCGAGCTATCTGCGATTCCCTCAGCGAATGGCGGAGTCGATGGAGGAAGATCAGGTCGGGGCATTGATGTTTGCCCGCTGGCCGGATGTGAAATCGCCCTTTTATCAGGACATGAAACGCATTCATCGCTACGCGCCGGTATTAGGTAGCTTCGTCCTGCTGAATGACTTCTTTCAGGATACCGAATCTTCAGGGCGGCATTCTTCCTATGATGCGCGAGAGTATCTCTCTCCCTTTTTGAGCCAACTTGTGGCGATGCGGAAGCCGGACCCGTTGAGTCGTTTCATTGACTGTTTTCAGAGACACGACGAGTTTATGGCGGGGCGCTGGTTTCAGACAGTGGCCCAGGCAATCTATGGGAAGCCGATTCAGGAACCATCTTTATTAGAGCTGGAAGCAAAGGTTGAAGACGCACACCCGGACGCTGAGGAAGAGACGATCCAAGGTGCACGTGCAGCACTGGAGGGTTTCCGGGAAGCGGGGGTCAAAAAACTGGCCGACATCATTCTGCAGGGAGCTGACTCATCGCAGTCCGGTGTGCTGCTGTTGAATTCACTTTCGTTTAACCGGCGTGTCGTTGTCGATCTCCCTGATTTTCCCTTTGAACCGGAACCGCGGGATTACATCAAGGCGACTCAGTTCGATGGGCAGCGCAAACAGGCGGTGGTGGAAATACCAGGTGCGGGATTCGTCTGGCTGCAGCCCGGGAAGAAGCCGGCACCGGCGGTTAAGAGTCATATCCCGATTGGTGAGCCCCTGCTGTTACGCAACGAATTCTTCGAAGTGCACATCCATGAAGAGACCGGCGGGATTGCGCAGATCAAAGAGTATGGTCGTAAGCCTAATCGCCTGAGTCAGCAGTTGTCATATCGTTTCCCCTATCAGCGGAATATTCCCCGCCCCGATCCCCTGGGGGACTGGGATGAGAAAACACCCTATGCTGCTGTCCGAGGTGTGAAAGCCGAATTGACCTGTGCCGGACCCGGAATGGGCGAAATTGTCACCACCGGCGAGCTGTATGATCAGGTCAGCGACAGCCCCCTGGCGACGTTCCGACAGACATTTCAATTGTGGCGGGGACGTCCGGTACTGGATGTGAAAATCGAGCTGGATGTGCAGGTACAGCCCGAAGGAAATCCGTGGGACCATTACTATGCGGCCCGTTTTGCCTGGGGAGACAGCACGGCGTCTCTGACGCGTTCGCTGCTGGAAAGTGCCCACGCGTTTCAGGGGGAACGCTTTGAAGGCCCGCATTATTTTGAAATCGCCGAAGGCGAGGAGCGGGTGACGATTCTGAATCACGGGTTGCCCTTCCATCGCAAAACCGGTCCCCGCATGCTCGACAGTATGCTGGTGGTCGAAGGAGAAACCAGGCGCGAGTTCCAATTCTCGATTGCCCTGAACCAGAACTTCCCCATGCAGCTGGCTCGAAATGCGATGGTGCCGGCAGCTCAGTATGCCAGTCCCGCAGGTCCACCGAGAATGGGAGACCAGGGGTGGCTGTTCCATGTGTCGGCCAGTAATGTGCAGATCACCCGGGTGATGGATCTTAAACACGATGAGCTGCGCCCCGAGGAATCACGGAAGGGTTTCGCCGTACGTCTGCTCGAAACGGAAGGCGTGCATCGTTCAATTAAGCTGCGTTGTTTCAAATCTCCCGTAAGCGCCCGGCAGCGTGATTTTCAAGGGAAGACCGTTGTGGAGCTCCCCGTGGAGGAGGATGCGGTGCTGGTCGAAATGTCGCTGTATGAAATTGCCGAGATCGAAATTTTCTTTGAGGAGTCGAACTGA
- the cmk gene encoding (d)CMP kinase, translated as MIVTIDGPAGSGKSTAARGLSQRLGFEFLDTGAMYRCVALAVLNQGIDPADSQSVGNVSQQIRISFADAHVILNGEDVTQAIRTAEVSEAASKVAQYPVVREALVDLQRQAAEGVNIVSEGRDQGTVVFPDALCKFFLIADPEERARRRFDEMQGQDQEITQAEILQQIHQRDQRDESRTVAPLKPADDAVEINTSQLSIEEVLDQLEQTVRERQAASAE; from the coding sequence ATGATCGTGACGATTGATGGTCCTGCAGGATCGGGTAAAAGCACCGCAGCGCGGGGGCTGTCTCAGCGGTTGGGTTTCGAGTTCCTGGATACCGGGGCCATGTATCGTTGTGTGGCGCTGGCGGTCCTGAACCAGGGCATCGATCCAGCAGACTCACAGTCCGTCGGCAACGTCAGTCAGCAGATTCGTATTTCTTTTGCTGACGCGCATGTGATTCTGAACGGAGAGGATGTCACCCAGGCAATTCGGACTGCAGAGGTCTCGGAAGCGGCGTCAAAGGTCGCACAATATCCTGTGGTTCGGGAAGCACTGGTGGATTTACAGCGACAGGCGGCCGAGGGGGTGAATATTGTCAGCGAAGGCCGCGATCAGGGGACGGTGGTGTTTCCAGATGCACTTTGCAAGTTCTTTCTGATTGCCGACCCCGAAGAACGTGCCCGGCGCCGCTTTGATGAAATGCAGGGACAGGATCAGGAGATTACCCAGGCAGAGATACTGCAGCAGATCCACCAGCGCGATCAGCGGGATGAAAGCCGCACCGTCGCCCCGCTAAAACCGGCCGACGATGCGGTTGAAATCAATACATCTCAGCTTTCAATCGAGGAAGTTCTGGATCAGCTTGAGCAGACCGTTCGTGAGCGTCAGGCTGCTTCAGCCGAGTGA